From Watersipora subatra chromosome 2, tzWatSuba1.1, whole genome shotgun sequence, one genomic window encodes:
- the LOC137388448 gene encoding uncharacterized protein yields MPDNKAMANLPEFDNSTSVESYLERLEIYFAVNKVTGDSRQHMLLMGLKGYQYDTIRDLAAPHKPKDLTYSGLVDLVCKHFGTSKHWLVERLSFREMRQNSGENLNEYVSRLKSTARQCEFASSLDVNLVEQFLHGMWDTMLRSKLIALEESKLTDISVLLQEANAKVAIEQITLPDVKSEMNAVKRNCFSKGQAICGDCGLEQRINHKCPAKGRTCFKCGGNGHLAEAPACPKNNIRAVEKAQKLFDYEDDDSLF; encoded by the coding sequence ATGCCGGATAATAAAGCCATGGCTAATTTGCCAGAATTTGACAACTCTACGAGTGTTGAGTCATATTTGGAGCGGTTGGAGATATATTTTGCTGTGAACAAGGTTACGGGAGACTCTCGTCAGCACATGCTGCTCATGGgcttgaaaggctatcaatacGATACAATACGAGATCTGGCAGCCCCACATAAGCCTAAGGATTTGACATACAGTGGCCTAGTTGACCTTGTGTGCAAGCACTTTGGTACGTCAAAGCACTGGCTGGTGGAACGACTTTCATTCAGAGAGATGAGACAGAATTCGGGTGAGAATCTCAATGAATATGTCAGCCGCTTGAAAAGTACAGCTCGCCAATGTGAGTTTGCCAGTAGTCTGGACGTCAACCTAGTGGAACAATTTCTACATGGCATGTGGGACACAATGCTGAGGTCAAAGCTGATTGCACTTGAGGAATCAAAGCTAACTGATATTAGTGTGTTATTGCAAGAAGCAAATGCCAAGGTCGCTATAGAACAGATTACACTTCCAGATGTGAAATCTGAAATGAATGCAGTCAAGAGGAATTGTTTCAGCAAGGGACAAGCAATCTGTGGTGATTGTGGTTTAGAGCAACGGATTAACCACAAGTGCCCAGCAAAAGGGCGCACATGTTTTAAATGTGGGGGCAACGGTCATTTAGCAGAAGCCCCTGCCTGCCCAAAGAATAACATCAGAGCTGTTGAGAAGGCACAGAAATTATTTGACTACGAGGACGACGATTCCCTGTTTTAA